A part of Solibacillus sp. FSL H8-0538 genomic DNA contains:
- a CDS encoding ISL3 family transposase codes for MYMHSNISLPGFEDAIILKTEVRGGQYLIHFEMPITTQVCPNCGEDTRRVHDYRWTKVKHLKMAERMTTLFYRKRRYACTCGKRFAEKNQVVSPYQRYSNEWNQMAQIRSVKAKTFTEIAHQYGASVSTIIRRFDRIVPGKIKGETALPKVIAIDEFKGNAGGEKFQLIIADAVTKEPIDILPDRKKETIKAYLREHGANVEMVVMDMSHSFKAAVQEALDNPIIIADRFHFVRYIYWAIDRVRVRIQKEWNDYDRKKVKKKRHVFFKKPKDVTEKDQWYLKRYFSFSAELKLAYQLKEQFREWFELAKENGAEKLKETKEFLLKFYEAVEEADIPEFQRSVKTLQNWQTEILNSFTFNYSNGFVEGLNNLTKVIKRNAFGYRRFDRLRAKILLTHQYKTVGNEIG; via the coding sequence GTGTACATGCATTCTAACATAAGTTTACCAGGATTTGAAGACGCGATTATTTTAAAGACAGAGGTGCGTGGAGGGCAGTATCTGATTCATTTTGAAATGCCCATAACGACGCAGGTTTGTCCAAACTGTGGAGAAGATACACGCCGTGTGCACGATTATCGTTGGACTAAGGTAAAACATTTAAAAATGGCAGAACGAATGACGACTTTATTTTATCGTAAACGCCGTTATGCTTGTACGTGCGGGAAGCGTTTTGCGGAGAAGAATCAAGTTGTTTCGCCCTATCAACGCTATTCTAATGAGTGGAATCAAATGGCTCAAATCCGTTCAGTGAAAGCCAAAACCTTCACTGAGATTGCGCACCAATATGGGGCATCGGTTAGTACCATCATTCGCAGATTTGATCGGATTGTTCCTGGAAAAATTAAGGGAGAAACAGCCTTGCCAAAGGTGATTGCCATTGATGAATTCAAAGGCAATGCAGGTGGGGAAAAGTTTCAACTAATTATTGCCGATGCAGTGACAAAAGAACCTATTGATATTTTACCGGACCGGAAAAAAGAAACCATTAAAGCCTATTTGCGTGAGCATGGGGCAAATGTTGAAATGGTCGTTATGGATATGAGTCATTCATTTAAAGCAGCAGTTCAAGAAGCGCTGGATAACCCAATTATCATTGCGGATCGCTTTCACTTTGTTCGCTATATTTATTGGGCAATCGATCGTGTTCGAGTACGTATTCAGAAGGAATGGAATGATTACGATCGTAAGAAAGTAAAGAAGAAGCGTCATGTATTTTTTAAGAAACCTAAGGATGTAACTGAGAAAGACCAGTGGTATTTAAAACGCTATTTCAGCTTTTCAGCAGAATTAAAATTGGCTTATCAGTTAAAGGAACAGTTTCGAGAATGGTTTGAACTGGCGAAAGAGAATGGTGCAGAGAAACTAAAGGAAACGAAGGAATTCCTTCTGAAGTTTTATGAAGCGGTAGAAGAAGCTGATATTCCGGAGTTTCAACGCAGTGTGAAAACCCTTCAAAATTGGCAAACAGAAATCCTCAACTCTTTTACATTTAACTATTCAAATGGCTTCGTAGAAGGTTTAAATAATTTAACAAAAGTAATTAAACGCAATGCTTTTGGCTACCGTCGATTTGATCGATTACGCGCCAAAATTTTATTAACACATCAATACAAAACAGTCGGCAATGAAATAGGATAA
- a CDS encoding CPBP family intramembrane glutamic endopeptidase: MKQYKHTIVLLLSLVFIYSMLFYTFEGRTIFWYLYAFTLLIGIAISLLAGKFEDQLPTWQYLIFGIGYGTITYGFVKLGYFILPYLDSSAIKDINKFLEDYGPANIWHYLLLIFIIVVGEEMFWRGYVQQQIKRWASPVVAVFVTALLFSLSLAISGFMPGALAAIVASIIWGLLYEWKKSLPLIIVAHVVFVLLLFLILPIT, translated from the coding sequence ATGAAACAATACAAACATACAATTGTACTCCTTCTTTCTTTAGTATTCATTTACAGTATGCTGTTTTACACATTTGAAGGAAGAACAATTTTTTGGTATTTATATGCTTTTACTTTACTTATTGGTATTGCCATCTCATTATTGGCTGGAAAGTTTGAAGATCAGCTCCCCACTTGGCAATATTTGATTTTTGGCATAGGCTACGGAACAATTACGTACGGATTTGTCAAACTTGGCTATTTTATTCTTCCGTATTTAGATTCAAGCGCTATAAAAGATATTAACAAATTTTTAGAAGACTATGGTCCTGCGAATATTTGGCATTATTTATTGCTAATTTTCATTATCGTTGTCGGCGAAGAAATGTTTTGGCGTGGTTATGTTCAACAACAAATAAAGCGTTGGGCAAGCCCGGTCGTTGCTGTGTTCGTAACCGCCCTTCTATTTTCTTTATCGCTGGCAATTAGTGGTTTTATGCCTGGTGCACTAGCTGCAATCGTCGCGAGTATAATTTGGGGATTACTTTATGAGTGGAAAAAAAGCTTACCCCTTATTATTGTAGCGCACGTTGTATTTGTTTTGTTACTATTTTTAATCTTACCAATAACCTAA
- a CDS encoding B12-binding domain-containing radical SAM protein, which yields MNIVLATLNAKYIHTNLAIRYLKASALPEFDAQLAEYTIKDPAFNIVSDIFQKQPDVVGFSCYIWNIQETIHVIQMLKTVLPKVKIVLGGPEVSYDVHDWLRKHREIDYIIMGEGEVSFKELLRHVNGEISIEDVPGVCYLEDEKVKVHVQPPKIDLRELASPFRFDEDLPHISKRIQYIETSRGCPFSCQFCLSSIEVGVRYFNREKIKEDIRFLMDKGARTIKFVDRTFNISRSYAMEMFQFLIDEHKPGVVFQFEITADIMRPEVIQFLNDNAPKGLFRFEIGVQSTNDLTNELVKRRQNFEKLKRTVTMVKDGGKIDQHLDLIAGLPEEDYASFRDTFNDVFKMRPEELQLGFLKLLRGTGLRLEAEKFGYTYVDVAPYEIFSNNVLTFNDIVRIKHAEDVLEKYWNAHRMDNTIEYLVREVFDTPFDFFQNFGTYWENKGWSRIGHQLEDLFRRLIEFLETLSNVDIDVVTSLMKYDYLLVQQFQPRKLWWNDRVEEKSLKGLYHRIKANPTLVGEQFEAMQINERELFKHSLIIPFHIELAGYELGHPVKQQGYLFTYFRNGQQPYFYTFN from the coding sequence ATGAATATTGTTTTAGCTACTTTAAACGCAAAGTATATACACACAAACTTAGCAATCCGCTATTTAAAAGCAAGCGCGCTTCCTGAATTTGATGCACAACTTGCTGAATACACCATTAAGGACCCGGCTTTTAATATCGTATCAGATATATTCCAAAAACAGCCGGATGTTGTCGGCTTTAGCTGCTATATTTGGAATATCCAAGAAACGATTCATGTCATTCAAATGTTAAAAACCGTGCTACCGAAGGTAAAAATTGTTTTAGGTGGTCCAGAGGTTTCCTATGACGTGCATGACTGGCTACGTAAGCATCGGGAAATTGACTATATTATTATGGGTGAAGGTGAAGTGTCATTTAAAGAGCTTTTGCGCCATGTGAATGGTGAAATTTCTATTGAAGATGTGCCAGGCGTTTGCTATTTAGAAGATGAGAAAGTAAAAGTACATGTGCAGCCGCCAAAAATTGATTTACGAGAACTTGCTTCACCATTTCGTTTTGATGAAGACTTGCCACATATCAGCAAACGCATTCAATATATTGAAACAAGCCGCGGCTGCCCGTTTAGCTGTCAGTTTTGTTTATCTTCTATTGAAGTAGGTGTTCGCTATTTTAACCGCGAAAAAATTAAAGAGGATATTCGCTTCTTAATGGACAAAGGAGCACGTACCATTAAATTCGTTGACCGTACGTTTAATATTAGCCGGAGCTATGCGATGGAAATGTTCCAGTTTTTAATTGATGAACATAAGCCAGGTGTAGTATTCCAATTTGAAATTACCGCTGACATTATGCGCCCAGAGGTTATTCAGTTCTTGAATGATAACGCACCAAAAGGCTTATTCCGCTTTGAAATTGGTGTTCAATCAACAAATGATTTAACGAATGAACTTGTAAAACGCCGTCAAAACTTTGAAAAATTAAAGCGAACGGTCACAATGGTCAAGGATGGTGGCAAAATTGATCAGCATTTAGATTTAATTGCCGGTCTTCCTGAAGAAGATTATGCGTCTTTCCGTGACACGTTCAATGATGTATTCAAAATGCGTCCAGAAGAGCTGCAGCTTGGCTTCTTAAAACTGCTTCGGGGGACTGGGCTACGTCTAGAAGCTGAAAAATTTGGCTATACGTATGTTGACGTTGCACCATATGAGATTTTCTCAAACAATGTGTTAACTTTCAATGATATTGTACGCATTAAGCATGCTGAGGACGTGCTTGAGAAGTACTGGAACGCACACCGTATGGACAATACAATAGAATACTTAGTAAGAGAAGTATTTGACACACCATTCGACTTCTTCCAAAACTTCGGTACGTACTGGGAAAACAAGGGCTGGTCTCGTATCGGGCATCAGCTAGAAGATTTATTCCGCCGCCTAATCGAATTTTTAGAAACGCTGAGTAATGTTGACATAGATGTTGTGACGAGCTTAATGAAATATGACTATTTACTAGTACAGCAATTCCAGCCGCGTAAGCTTTGGTGGAATGACCGTGTCGAAGAAAAGTCGTTAAAAGGGCTATACCACCGTATTAAAGCTAATCCAACACTTGTTGGTGAGCAATTTGAGGCTATGCAAATTAACGAACGTGAACTATTCAAGCATTCGCTAATTATTCCGTTCCATATCGAATTAGCAGGTTATGAGCTTGGCCACCCAGTAAAACAACAAGGCTATTTATTCACATACTTCCGTAACGGTCAGCAACCTTATTTTTATACGTTTAATTAA
- a CDS encoding YkvS family protein codes for MKVAEVGNIIEFKDGLQGIVEKVNENSVIVDITIMENFHDLEMEEKTVVNHKRYKILHSN; via the coding sequence ATGAAAGTTGCAGAAGTTGGAAATATTATCGAGTTTAAAGATGGTCTACAAGGGATTGTTGAAAAAGTAAATGAAAACTCTGTAATTGTTGATATTACAATTATGGAAAATTTTCATGACCTTGAAATGGAAGAAAAAACAGTTGTTAACCATAAACGCTATAAAATATTACATAGTAATTAA
- a CDS encoding TrkH family potassium uptake protein → MPFRRKTTRKITPFQALVSYYFIAIATSFLLLRIPGVHMEGVEVSYLDSLFTAVSAVSVTGLSTVNVSQTYSGFGLGMILLVLQFGAIGIMSIGTFLWLLVGKKIGMRERQLIMIDHNQYNLSGVVQLIQEIVKILFIIEIIGAFILSIHFKRYFETWEDAIINGVFASISATTNGGFDITGMSLQPFHLDYFVQIVTMVLIVLGAIGFPVLIEVKTFLLKKDRAFRFSLFTKITTATYGILFVVGAIVILIIESFHSFRGMKWHEALFSAMYHSVSTRSAGLTTYDVRTFSEATDIFMSFLMFIGASPSSVGGGIRTTTFAIAILFLISYARGRDVIQIFKREIHLIDVFRSFVVIILALFMVMVATMILLITEQHATTIQIVFEITSAFGTCGMSLGITENLSPIGKIIIIILMFVGRVGLISFLYSLGGKSNKVKYNYPKERVIIG, encoded by the coding sequence ATGCCTTTTAGAAGAAAAACAACACGAAAGATCACACCTTTCCAAGCACTCGTTTCCTATTATTTCATTGCAATCGCGACGTCCTTTTTACTACTTCGTATTCCTGGTGTACATATGGAAGGAGTGGAAGTTTCCTATTTAGATAGTTTATTTACAGCTGTGAGTGCAGTCAGTGTAACCGGTTTGTCGACGGTTAATGTGTCACAAACGTATAGCGGCTTTGGATTAGGAATGATTTTATTAGTACTGCAATTTGGTGCGATTGGTATTATGTCGATTGGTACGTTTTTATGGTTACTTGTCGGAAAGAAAATTGGTATGCGCGAACGACAGCTTATTATGATTGACCATAATCAGTATAATTTGTCGGGTGTCGTTCAGCTCATTCAAGAAATTGTGAAAATTTTATTCATCATTGAAATAATCGGTGCATTCATATTATCTATTCATTTTAAGCGTTATTTTGAAACGTGGGAGGATGCAATTATCAATGGTGTATTTGCATCGATTTCAGCGACAACAAACGGGGGCTTTGATATTACCGGCATGAGCTTGCAGCCGTTCCATTTAGACTATTTTGTGCAGATTGTGACGATGGTGCTCATTGTACTCGGTGCCATTGGATTTCCGGTATTAATTGAAGTGAAAACCTTTTTATTAAAAAAAGACCGGGCATTTCGCTTTAGTTTATTTACAAAAATTACGACCGCTACATATGGAATTTTATTTGTAGTAGGTGCGATTGTTATATTAATTATTGAGTCGTTCCATTCATTCAGAGGGATGAAGTGGCATGAGGCATTATTTTCTGCGATGTATCATTCGGTTTCTACACGTTCAGCCGGACTTACGACGTATGATGTACGTACATTTAGTGAAGCCACGGATATTTTTATGAGCTTTCTCATGTTTATTGGTGCGTCACCAAGTTCAGTTGGGGGCGGAATTCGGACGACGACGTTTGCTATCGCAATTTTATTTTTAATTTCGTATGCGCGCGGACGTGATGTCATTCAAATTTTTAAGCGGGAAATTCATTTAATTGATGTGTTCCGTTCGTTTGTCGTTATTATATTAGCACTATTTATGGTCATGGTGGCGACGATGATTTTACTAATTACTGAGCAGCATGCGACAACAATACAAATTGTTTTTGAAATTACATCAGCTTTCGGAACATGCGGGATGTCACTAGGCATAACAGAAAATTTGTCACCAATCGGGAAAATAATCATTATTATTTTAATGTTTGTTGGACGAGTCGGGCTTATTTCATTCCTCTATTCACTCGGTGGGAAATCAAATAAAGTGAAATATAATTACCCGAAGGAACGTGTCATAATTGGATAA
- a CDS encoding MarR family winged helix-turn-helix transcriptional regulator, whose protein sequence is MASEDIKQSLKLFIVLSRAHKAINESTNQFFQKNGVNPTEFAVLELLYHKGRQPLQQIGNKILLASGSITYVVDKLEKRGYLTRVSCPNDRRVTYAEITEEGTIFMDELFPQHEQHLHELLSSLSVDDKDVAIELLKKLGLSIKDLSY, encoded by the coding sequence ATGGCGTCAGAAGATATTAAACAATCTTTAAAGTTATTTATCGTGTTATCACGTGCACATAAAGCAATTAATGAATCGACGAATCAATTTTTCCAAAAAAATGGTGTGAATCCAACAGAATTTGCCGTCTTAGAACTACTTTATCACAAAGGTCGACAGCCGCTTCAGCAAATCGGTAATAAAATTTTGCTCGCTAGTGGATCCATTACGTACGTTGTTGATAAGCTTGAAAAAAGAGGTTATTTAACACGTGTTTCATGTCCAAATGATCGACGTGTAACGTACGCAGAGATTACCGAAGAGGGTACTATATTTATGGATGAGCTGTTCCCGCAGCATGAACAGCATTTACACGAACTTCTTAGCTCGCTGTCAGTAGATGACAAAGATGTAGCGATTGAGTTATTGAAAAAATTAGGTTTATCAATAAAAGATTTATCGTATTAA
- a CDS encoding ATP-binding protein: protein MDKDSFETWSEFIEKIEKEVNANCTINLLDSEGHYKKVKLMGYFIPEKQFIFARVIVYPLIKDEKERKETTLPFDRMIKNISHGVILSSINGKVITANNKALELIRREHWQVVNRSHDCLFEDFNNNSTSVLQYYGKLANNELATIVCTRPSANGETSYFHFESKIDNNLSVIITTITDETEKIRLLEKIEHQQTLNLIGQLAASIAHEIRNPMTSLQGFLQLIKSQVDEENQHYFTIMESELQRIDLLVSDLLNLSKPKTIEYEHICFLELVKEVIDLMQSQAIISNTIIEFTCDETMEYSIIGNKTRLKQMAINMIKNGIEAMPYGGSITVQLLATAEQTIEFIICDEGQGMDQQTLENLFNPFYTTKTTGTGLGLVMVKKVVEEHNGKIEVQSKVGKGSQFKLILNQFNEHSMNYYRHLESGGTLEMKSQNISII from the coding sequence ATGGACAAGGATTCTTTCGAAACATGGAGTGAATTTATAGAAAAAATCGAAAAGGAAGTAAATGCGAACTGTACAATTAATCTATTAGATAGTGAGGGGCATTATAAAAAGGTCAAGCTTATGGGCTATTTCATTCCAGAAAAACAATTCATTTTTGCCCGTGTCATTGTTTACCCATTAATTAAGGACGAGAAAGAAAGAAAAGAAACTACTCTTCCCTTCGATCGAATGATTAAAAACATTTCGCACGGAGTTATTTTGTCGTCTATTAATGGTAAAGTGATTACCGCGAATAATAAAGCACTCGAACTGATCAGGCGGGAGCATTGGCAGGTAGTAAATCGCAGTCACGATTGTCTGTTCGAGGATTTTAATAATAATTCCACATCAGTTTTGCAATACTATGGAAAACTCGCCAATAATGAACTGGCAACAATTGTATGTACCAGGCCAAGCGCAAATGGTGAGACAAGCTACTTTCATTTTGAAAGTAAAATTGACAATAACTTAAGTGTAATTATTACGACAATTACAGATGAAACAGAAAAAATAAGATTACTTGAAAAAATTGAACACCAGCAAACCTTGAATTTGATTGGCCAATTAGCAGCATCAATTGCCCATGAAATTCGAAATCCAATGACCTCATTGCAGGGCTTTTTACAGCTTATTAAAAGCCAAGTGGATGAAGAAAACCAACATTATTTTACGATAATGGAATCAGAATTACAACGAATTGATTTATTAGTTTCTGATTTGCTTAATTTGTCTAAGCCGAAAACAATTGAATACGAGCATATTTGTTTTTTAGAACTTGTAAAAGAAGTAATTGACTTGATGCAATCACAAGCAATTATCTCGAATACGATTATAGAATTTACATGTGATGAAACGATGGAATACTCTATTATCGGAAACAAAACACGTTTAAAGCAAATGGCTATTAATATGATTAAAAACGGGATTGAAGCAATGCCATATGGAGGTAGTATAACGGTTCAATTACTAGCAACTGCTGAACAAACGATTGAATTTATTATTTGTGACGAAGGGCAAGGCATGGACCAACAAACGCTTGAAAACTTGTTTAACCCGTTTTATACAACAAAGACCACGGGCACAGGGCTTGGACTCGTAATGGTAAAGAAAGTCGTTGAAGAACATAATGGTAAAATTGAGGTCCAAAGTAAAGTTGGAAAAGGCTCACAATTTAAACTAATTTTAAATCAATTTAATGAGCATTCTATGAACTACTACCGTCATCTAGAGTCAGGTGGCACATTGGAAATGAAATCTCAAAATATCTCAATTATTTAA
- a CDS encoding aspartyl-phosphate phosphatase Spo0E family protein: MEKGILQQLEFQRHLMIKSGLENGLQSEKTILLSRQLDLIINAYDAQKYRTKIIDQPDKKNSYSNSAENSL; the protein is encoded by the coding sequence TTGGAAAAAGGGATTTTGCAGCAACTTGAATTTCAGCGGCATTTGATGATTAAATCCGGCCTTGAAAATGGACTTCAGAGTGAAAAAACAATTCTCCTGAGTCGCCAGCTGGATTTAATAATTAATGCATATGATGCACAAAAGTATAGAACAAAGATAATTGATCAACCTGATAAAAAAAATAGTTACAGTAATTCAGCTGAAAATTCTCTATAA